One Lepisosteus oculatus isolate fLepOcu1 chromosome 4, fLepOcu1.hap2, whole genome shotgun sequence genomic window, GCACTGTCTCTgttcctctctctttctccttgTCTTCTTCAGACTGTCCTGTTTCTCTCGCTGCGTCAGTTACAGTCCAGGTTTAATGGAGAAATGGGTTGACAGTTCTCGTTCCTTATCTAGTCTGTTTTACATTTGGTCTGAATACTTTCCAGCAGGGGTCTCCAGCCTGTATCCTAAAACTTTTTTATAGACACCTTTTAAATCAGTAATTTTCTAAAGGCCTGGAAGAGTTTAACTTTAATCGCTCGAAAACAAGGTCTGTTCCATTAAGTCTTGTAGAGGGCATTTTGAACGGTGTTCTTCATGAATATACTATTCCTTAATTGATTAAACAAGTGTCATAATTCTTAAATAACTGGAGATGAAGGATGTTATATAATAAACCGGATTGGGGTTCTCTAGGACCAGGGTTAGAAACGTCTTATTTGCATGCACTGGCTTTTAAAATAGTGGCGCGCGCTCCTCCTCGTCTTTTGTCCTTTCCGCCTGAAAATTCAAACATGGCGGGGGTGTGATTTCTCATTGACGTGCTGTTTGACGCCTCTCCGcagctctcccagtgcctctgACAGGCCGAGGTCCAAGGAGAAGAGGAAGAGGTGAGTACGCTGCCTTCATCTCTGCTGCCGCCGCAAGAGTAGGAGGTCAGGGATTCGCTCTGTGTGGGTGAAAAGTGTTCGATCTTTGCATGCTGAAGCAGGGAGACAGACATCTGCTCTAGGTGACGTTTCAGCGTGACTGAAGAAGGGGGTAACCGATGCCAAAACCTTCTGTTTTGTTACATGTGGACCATATGTAATTATTGACCAATTATACAATAACCTCTACTAAACACCATTTTGTGTGGTAGCTCGGAGATGGTCTAAAGTgaaaaataagctttttttccccGCAATTACTGGGGTGCAGAGAATTACAGGAAGATGCCCTGTTTGTTCTCTGGATTGAAACTTATCTCAAACCTTTGCTGCACTGTGCTGTGACGTATTGCAGCCCCACATTTGGGGTGTTGAGGCAGTCCACTGGGCGTCCTAAGTAACTGTGCAGTGAATCTCCCCCTTAAAGTCTTCCTGCGTAGCAGGTAGCCTGACTTAATACTGGTGATGTGTTCCAATTTAAATCTGAGGTCCTTACAAGGATGAATCTCTTACTAAGAGGTGGTTTGCGAGACAGACACTGGGAACCCCTCAGTGCTGAGTGAGTGCGCGGAAGGGTACCCCGACAGCAAATGATGCCAGCTGCACCCCGACTGTATTGGGTTGTGCGTAGTGGTGGCGGCGGCACACGGTCTCCTGCAGCGACAGGAACTGAACGCTTATCTGTTGGGATTAGGATGAAGCGTTAAAGACCTGTGTGGCTCCTCCCGTTTCTCCAGGTCCGACAGTGGGACCCCTCCCCCAAAGAAACATCAGAGAAGGAGAAGCCGCTCCTCCTCTTCAGACTCCTCCCCCAGGTGCAAGCCTCCCTCTCGTTCGCCGTCGTCTCTCTTCGTTCGTGCGCGTCTGTGCGGTTCATTCTCTCTCTTGCTTCGGGAGAGTTCAACCTGCCTCTTCTTCCAGCCAATCCCCTGCTCCGCTCCGAGAGGTGCGGCCAGCTCAGCCCGCCAGACGAGCCGATGATGGAAGAGGGCGGTCCCCCGAAGGCAGGAAAGGGAGGGGCCAAGAGGCCGGGAGCCCACAGAGGTCACAGGTCAGAGAGGTAAGAGGGCAAGAGGTGGTTCGGCGTAAACGACTTCCTAGCTCTTTGCTGTCGTCCTGGTTTAGGCGGGAAATTGGGTTGGCCCATTTGCTAAACCTAAAATCAACCTGCAAAAGAAAAGAAGATGAACTTAGTTGAGTAGTGTACAGTCAGTCAGCGTCGTCTTGTTTTTAAGCCcaacatgttgtttttttccttgcagAGATCCCCGAGACGCTCCACTCCGCCCGATAGAGGAGACCGGCGCAGGGACAGGGAGCGGGAGAGAGACCGAGAGAGAGACCAGGGAAAGAGGAACGAGAGGAGGAGGCGGCacgactcctcctcctccgcctcTCCCTCCCCGGATCGGGAGCGGCGGCAGCGCAGCAGGGAGCGGGAGGAGTCCCCTCGCGACCGATCGAGCCGAGAGAGGGACAGGCGGGCAGAccgggggagggagagggagaaagaGAAGGAGGACTCGCCCCGGCAgagaagggacagagagagagagcggcgGGCGAACGACAGGCACTCGTCGCCGGAGGCCTCCCCTTCCCCCCGCCGCTCGCCCCTCACCAACGGAAGGGGCAAAGAACGAGAGCGGGAGAGAGAccgagagcaggagagagacaggaaccGGGAGAAGGAGAGGCAGAGGGACTTAGAGAGAGACcgggagagggagaaggagaggcagagagaactggagagggagaaagagaggcagagagaactGGAGAGAGAACGGGAGAAGCAGAGAGaactggagagagagaaggagaaggagaggcagagagaactggagagggagaaggagaggcagagagaactggagaaggagaaggagaggcagagagaactGGAGAGAGAACGGGAAAGGGAGAAGGAGAGGCAGAAAGAATTGGAAAGAGAACGGGAGAGAGAAGTGAAACAGCGGGACAGAGAGCAGGAACAAGAGAGAGGGGTGGAGAGAGAACGAGAGAGCAAGAGGACTCGGCTGAGCAAGACTTCCGAAGAACAGAACGAGAGGCACGGGGGCAGAGCGGAGGCCAAGGAGAAGAGCCACGTGCCgagagagaggaagaaagaGAGTGGGAAGGGTGTGGCGATGGAGAAGTCGAAGGAGAAGGGAGACCGAGCTGCGACCCGGGGAAAGAATGCCCGAGATCATAGCAGCGATTccagtagcagcagcagcagcaccagcagcagcagcagcggctCTGGATCAACTTCGTCGtcgtcctcttcctcctcctcctcttcgtcTTCTTcgtcatcctcctcctcctcttcgtcGTCCTCGtcgtcttcctcctcctcctctgacGAGGAGGAAGATGGGAAACGCAAGGCAGGAAGCGAGAAAAAGCCGGAGGACAAGACGAAGAAGAAGAGTCGACGGAAGGAGTCTGGGGAGGAACGCCCATCGGCTCTCACAGCAACCTCTGCTCCAGCCCCGCTCCCGCCTTCTCCCCAGCTGTGGGACAGACCATGCGGAGAGCGAGACTCTCCTGGGCGGAGAAGGGAGAGGCCCAGCTCTCCGGATACGAGATGTCGACTGACGCCATCTCcacaagaggaggaggaggagaagagagAGGCATCTTATCCTTCCGCCTtcaggagggagagagaaaaggaGTCACCAGCAAGGGCAGAGAGATGGAACGAGGGAGACTCCACGGGGGAGAGGGAGGTGGCCATCCGGCGCTCCGATGAGAGAGACGTGGCCGGAAGGGCAAAGAGAGATGTCCCAAGGGAGGCGGGACACTGGGACCAGAGTACTGGACAGAAACCAGAGATTGAGCGAGAGACGGAGAGATACTCGCCGACGGAGGGAGAATCACCTTTGCCTTCtccgagagagaggagagaatcGGATCGTCCTTCCAAGAGCAGCCGCTGGGACAAGACTACCGAAACACCCCGAGAggtggagagggggagagagaggggcagggaaAGGTACTCACCTGTCTGGAGAGAGAGAACCACGCGGTCACCCTCTCCCCCAAGTCACAAGGAGAGGGAGATTCCTGGAAGACCGAGAGGGAAAGAGAGGTACTCCCCAACAGATAGGGGGCGGGTGACTCCATCCCCATCTCCTACGAGGGAGAGGGAGACTctgggaagagagagagggaaagagagatACTCCCCAACGGAGAGGGAGCGTGAGACTCCATCCCCATCTCCTCAGAGGGAGACTCTgggaaaagagaaagagaggtACTCACCAATGGATAGGGAACGGGAGACTCCATCCCCATCCCCTCCGAGGGAGGGGGAGACTctgggaagagagagagggaaagagcGGTATTCCCCAACGGATAGGAAGCGAGAGactccctccccctctcctccgAGGCAGAGAGAGACTCGAGGGAAAGAGAGGTACTCCCCCACAGACAGAGAGCGGGAGACCCCATCCCCCTCCCCTTCAAGGGAGAGGAGACTGACTCCGAAAGCTGTGGGGAGAGTGCGAGAAGGTGAACGCAGGGACCAGACACCAGGATCGGATCGAGGGAGAGAGGTGGGGAAGAAGGGTTCGGACAGAGGGAAAGAGAGGTACACCCCTTCAGGAAGAGAGAGGGTAACGCCCTCCCTCACTCCCCCGAGAGAAGAGAGAGCAAGCTCGCGTTCTTCAGCAataaggagagagagggagtccCCACCCCGGGCTGAGAGAGGCAGCGAGAAGTACTCTCCAAGTGAAAgggaaaaagagaagagaggaacATCAGGAAGGGGTGCGGAGAGATATTCTCCAACAGATCCCGAGAGGGGGGTGTCATCCCCCTCTCCCCTGAGAGAGTGGGATGTTCCCAAGACCTCcggggagatggagagaggagagtgcCGTTGGAACCAGGCTGGGATGGACACTGGAAGGGAGAGGTGCCCTTCTAAAGAGAGGAGCGAGTCCCCGGAGGCAGCAGGCAGTGGGAAGGAGACGTACTCcccaacagagagagagagacaaacacCCTCTCCCCCGAGACAGAGTCGAACCCCCTCCCCTCCGAGAGAGATGAGGATGGAGCGGCAGACACCCGTGGAacgggagagggagggagggagtgcACCGTCCCATTCTTCGGTGATGAGGAGCGAAAGGGAGTCGCCGTCGCCCCAGAGGCCCGGAAGGGGGACAAAGAGCCACGCTGGGGGACCCAGTTTGCCATCTCGCCGctcctcctcgtcctcctcatcttcctcctcctcttcgtcTCCCTCTCCTGCTGCACAGGACCGGCCCCTCACTCCTCCACTGCAGTACCAGAATCCCCCCATTACCAGAAAGCCGTCTCCTTCTCCCAGTACCAGCCGAGTTACCAGAAAGCCCTCCCTGCCTCGCTCTCCTTCCCCCCAGCGCTTGCCAGTCTCCCAGTCGCGccgagacagggacagggacagggagcgggacagggacagggagcgggatagggacagggacagggagagagagcggGAGAGGGACAGGCAACGGGATCGGGAGAAGGAGAGGGACAGGGAACGGGATAGGGAGAGggaaagagatagggagagagacagggaacgggagagggagagaaacagggacagggaatgggagagacagagagatagGGACCGGAGGAGCTCTCCGGTTGTATCCCGACgggacagggacagagagagggacagggagagggaccGGGACTGGGAGAGGCGCAGGCGAAGGAGGACCCGCTCCAGATCTCGGACCAGTAGCCGATCTCGCTCGCGCCGTCCACGCAGCCCCCCCTACAGGTGAGAGGGTGCAAGAGGCTTTCCCGATTGTGTGCAAGGTCCCGTTAACGTCTGCGTCTTAGCCGTTTGTTTGTCGGTCAGGCTGTCCACTGTTGGCCTGTCCGTCAGTGAGGCAGACTAGCCAAGACAAGCTCAGATCCTGGTGTCCCGAGTGTCCAAAAGGTTTTTGTCCCGACCAGAGCAATCGCCTCAtcttcttctgtttttctttaagcaCTTGCGTCCTGCAGTGTCGGGGAAAGAGAGCTGCGATACTATCAGTATTGGACACCTCATTAACACAGAGATAACTTTATCTtgtatatcatatactgtatatgaccttTTGAGCCCATATTTCTCTGAGCGCAACCCGGGTGTTAGGAGAGGAATGCATGAATTGGTTGATTAAAAATGCAACGGGTGCTTGTTGGTACTAACGTAGCCCTCGTTGTTTTTAATGTCTTGAAGTATACATTAGAACGGAGACTCGGTTAAGGGGGGGAAACAATCTGTGAAGTGGGAAACTCCAGGACTGGGGAGCTCTGTCAGGGCCTTGTAATGAATCTTTAGTAGTGAAACAGGAAGGTAGTTtcaacccctctctcactctctcctcgtCTCTCCAGGTACCGTCTCTCGCCCTCCCGCCGCCGTTCCCCCTCTCCCTTCAGGAGAAGGAGAAGCAGTCGCTCCCTGTCCCGGGAGCGGGCGCGAGAACGGGAGAGGAACCgggaaagagagagggagagggagagggagcgcCGCGCAAAGTCTCCCCCCAGAGCCCCCGAGCGCCGCGCCCGTTCCGCTTCCTCGTCTTCGACGTCGTCCTCCTCCTCTTCGTCTTCGtccagctcctcctcctcttcctcctcctcctcccccccttCTCAGCCCCCCAGTCCTCCCCGCACCGGGGCCCCGGCGACGGAGGCGAACGGCCATGGGGGCAGAGGGAGCGACGGGGAGAGGGAGGTGTCGGACAGAGGGCCGGCGCAAGGGAGCGAGGAGGGGAGCGAGCAAGGGAGCGACGCCAAGGTGGACACCCagagggaagagcaggacaggctgagcccagcagagagagagcacgCGCCCGAcaaggacagagagagggaggagggtaGAGAGCAGGACGTCTCCTCTCCCTGCCCGCTTaaggaggaagagggagagagagccgGGGGGGAGGCACTGAAGGATCCCTCTCAGTCTTTCGGAGAGCAACAGCGGGAGGAGAGCGAGGAAAGAGGGGCGTCCATTCATCAGTCGCGTACCCCCTCTCCTTCCTCCGCAGGGGTTAGAGTGTACCCCGCCTCTCCAAGCACCCAGTCGCGTGCAGGTCCTGGTGAGTTATCTCCCGGGAAACTGCCGGCCCCCAGCCGGAGGCGTTCCTGCTCCCCGGCTGTGGAACCCAGCTGCCGCCAATCGCGATCCAGGTCGCCAGCCCAGGAGCCCCGCGACAGCCAATTGGAAAGGTCATCTCCCAGAGGGGCGGGAGAAGCCAGCCAATCACCTTCTGGGTTTGTCGTCAAGCCGGCCCCTGCCTCTGCCGCTGACCAATCAGGACCAAATTCTCCGGGTTCTGTGAGCCAATCATTGAATGGGCCAGAGGAACAGGCCAAtgggaggagagagaaggagggaCCTGGCAGCGAAGACAGCCAGTCGGAAAAACCTAATGACAGGAAAGGGCAGGACAGTTCATCATCTTCGTCATCTTCCTCCTcgtcatcctcctcctcctcctcttcttcatCCGACAGCTCTGACTCCGAGACAGAGGACAAAAGAGGGTGAGAAATTTGTCCTttccatttctctctctctcaatctgTGGTGCATTTCTGTCTCGCACTACTTTTCCTCTGCTGTGAAGGCAGTTtcaccatttcttttttctacAGTTCTGGGCGAAATTCAAAGTATTACCAGCTTGAAAACCGATTGAATTTATATTGCAGGCAGCTCTGCTCGATGTGTGGCTATTCAGGACCCTCGCCCGGTGTTGTAAAATATGATGTAAGGCTGGTGAAAATACCTGCCGTCTCACTtctgccctccccccccccctccccccaggtCCGAGGGCGAAGCGGCCAACCAGAAGAAGGCAGGGAAGGCCTCgggctcctcctcttcctcctccgactcctcctcctcctcctccgactCATCCTCCTCCGGGAGCGAGGACTCTCCCGCTGCAGACTCTGCGAAGTGGTAATGAGCAGGAGCAGGGGGGTGTCTGTTACTGCCAGTGTCGAACCAGTAGTGTTTCTGCCCAGGAGCACTGTCATTTGAGAAAATGTGTGCTCTATATCATTTTTTGCATCTTTTGAATTATGACAAAAAATACTTGCAATCAACACACGGCGAGCGAAACTTTGTTCCTGTGGCGGTTTATTGAAATATACAGGCTCTTTATTGCGTGTATCGTTAATATCCGTATAAAATTTTCTTCAACATCCAAAGCACATACTCCACCCATCGTAAGCAGTTGACCTTGTACTGCCCCGATATTGATATCTTGATTTTGATCAATTGATATTCTTGATTTTTGGAGTCCCGTGTAGTagttctttctgctttttattGTCTGTGCTTTCCTTCCTTACTGAGGGGAGAGTCCGGTGTTGGGTTTTTCAGACAGAATCCCTCTTCAGTGGGTTTTTGTCCGTGCAATCCGACGCCTGTTAAAAGAGGGGGTTTCCTGCCGGTATCATTTGGAGAGAGAGCGTCCGAGTGCCCTCAGACCAGCTCCGCCGTCTTCTCGCTGGCCTGGCACTAGGGCTGGGCAATACATATCGAAAACGTATCGATACCGATGTTAAGAATCTCTCGCCGACCTTATTTTGCTTATGTCGGGATGAAAGCTTTCCCCACTGTGCGGTTTTCATCAGCGGTCCCCAGTCGTCAGATCCAGTCACAGGCTTCTGCCTTGTCCAACCCGCGTTCTTCATTCAAAACCCAAAGCAGCGAGCCGGGCGTGAGACGACGGGAGCGCTCGTGCTGAACCCCCGTCGGGCAGGGAGGACTCGAGCACGAAGGAAGACGAGCTGGTAGCTCAGACAGATGCAGTGTCGATCGTTAGGTCGTGTGTTGGCTTCAGCGAACCGGATGCCGAACAGAGAGAAGTCGGATGTGAGCTCTTGTCGGGAGAACCGTTTCTGCGCCCACAAGTAACACGAGCAACTGGTTTCATCGCTTTAAACGCAGCCATGTCGTGGGATACGAATACGGCGCATGGCCAAAAAACGAGAGAGACTGTCAAGCGCACTCATGGCCGAAGGGATTCCTCTCTTAACACGAGCGTTTACTCATGCCACTCGATGCGCGAAAGATTCACGCAGGCGTGACGCGATAACGAACGCCATTACACACTGCACAGCGAAGGACATGCTTCCCATAGCTGCAGTGGTTTGAAAGACTCGTTCAAGCCCCCGATGCGTAGAGATGCGTTGTGCCCTCGAGAACACAtttttctcaaactgtggtgCCTGACGTTTACTAAGTTTCATAGTTTCGCATATTTAAAATGGGGTCTTCCAGCATATCATATCGTATTTCAAGGGTTTCAGGAAAAATGCTCGTTCCATTTATCGTTATCGGGGTAACTGTGGGAAATTATCGCGATATGGATTTGTTCACGGTggttctctccctctctcccccagtcCTCCCCGGCCCAGGGAGCCGGCCGATTCCCTGCGGGACTCCCGCTCTCCCAGCTACTCCCCGCCGCTCCGACAGCGCAGGCCGGCGCCGTCCTCACCCCCCCCTCACAGGTGAGCGACCCGGTCCCGCAGGGGGCCCTCGGGGGGGACACAAACACGCTCTCGCCGGCGCTGGACTGTGGCCGGGCCCGCTCGGGGCCTCCTGGCGATGGGCTGTTTCTGCGTGCGTCCGGATCAGTCGGATGTGGTGACTCGGACACGTCTGGGGTCGCTCCGTTCCGGCAGGGTGGGAGAAGCGTGCCTTTGTGGCCCCTGgcctggggggaggggggggtggtATCGTAGGCCCCCGTAAACCCCGCAGCTGCACCTTTCCTTTAGCGCTGGGGGTGGAGGTAGGGGAGAGCGTACCCCTCGCTCGGTGTGAGGGGCAGCCGCCTGGACAAGCGGATCTTCTCCCGTCATGCCGGGGGGAGGCACAGAAGCAGCCCGGGCTTGGCGGGACAGAGTCCGGGCCCCAGCGTGTGCTTGTCAGCCAGggctgtcctgttgtgtgtgcgTCTGCAGGATGAAccctgactctctctctctctctctctctctctctctctctctctctctctctctctctctcctgtctgcccgcaggggtcagaggtcagacagCCGGTCACCCAGCAAGAAACGCAGGAAATAAGGTGCCGGGCGGGAAGGTAAGCAATTCCTGTGGTTGGCCAGGCGGAGTCCCACTCGGAAAGCGTTTTTTTCCCCGGTTCTCGCCAGTCGTACCCCTGGCAGGAGGGCCGTTCCGATCGGAAAGGGGGCGCACCGTCCCCACGTCTTCTCACCGAGCCGTGAGATGAgcgggggaggaggggggaggaCAGCGCGGGAGACTGGCCTGTCGGGTTTGACCAGagccttttctttcttgttcGCAGGTGTCGACACCCGGACTCCCTCTCCCAactcccccccgccccccccaacTCTGTGGTGGTACAGCCCAGGACCTAGTCTGCAAGATGCTCGTGGGCCGTCCCACTCTGGGttgctcggggggggggggaggcgaGGGGAGTGGTACAAGGACACTGTTCCAAGATGGAGGACTGAGATGCTGACACTGGAGTTTGGGAAAGACGACGAAAGGAAGAgaagagcgagagagagagagacccacCAGGAGGAGAGGCCGATATCCGATTGTGacttttgtgctgtttttggAGGACGGAAATGGTTCCCTTTTCGTTTTGTTTGTTCTGGGGAAGGTGGAGAGAGCGCGGTGTGCAGGCGGCGTTGACGCGGGCTTCGGATGTGCGTGCCCACGCCGTACTGGGTCTTGATCTGTGAAttatttttgggggggagggggggcgcAGGGCAAGATGACACTGTTTGTGAATacaaaacattctttaaaagctgttttttttgtgaaataataaaatcaaaaaagaaaaaaaaatccggCAGTTCTTTGGAGTTTTCTGTTTCtggcgtgtgtgtgttttcagtcttgttacaccaggaggacagctggtccggtggttctggtccagtcctgttacaccaggaggacagctggtccggtggttctggtccagtcctgttacaccaggaggacagctggtccggtggtTCTGGTCCAGTCTTGTTACAGTGGAAGGACCGCTGgtccggtggttcaggtccagtcttctagtccaggaggacagctggtccagtggttcaggtccagtcttgtTACAGTGgaaggacagctggtccggttTTGGACCcgtctttttacagtgggaGGACAGCTAGTCCAGTGGTTCTGGTCCAGTcttgttacaccaggaggacagctggtccagtggttcaggtccagtctttttagaccaggaggacagctggtccagtggttcaggtccagtctttttagaccaggaggacagctggtccagtggttctggtccagtcttgttagaccagaaggacagctggtccggtggtTCTGGTCCAGTCTTGTTACAgtgggaggacagctggtccggtggtTCTGGTCCAGTCTTGTTAcaccgggaggacagctggtccggtggtTTAGATTCAGTGGTTCAGAAGCACAAAtgggtttgtacagtatgtatatctaCAGAGCATACGAATCAGTTATGTTAATGgatgtatgtttttaaaaacaacagcaactaAAGAGATAGAGAGGAGAACATTTTGTAGTTTATTAATCCCAGGATCTGAACTATGTCTCGAGAGAAGCCaggatattggcttcaacaatatAACTGGGTAGCTTTTTCCACTCTCCCAcccccctttgtgtaaaaaaaagtattgaaattGACAGACAATAACCAAAAACATTTGTGTCAATTGATCATTACAGATTCATCACCTCAGCATTACGAATCTTGGAGATCCTGTATCATGGAAAATGTCAAATAAAGATACATCACCAGATCACATCTATATCGTTATATAAACAAAATGAATTCATGCACCTATATCCTGTCTGTTCAAAAAATGTGACTGCGCCAACCGCAACAAGGGTTGTGCCAATCTCTTGCAGCTACAGGGAGAGTAGTTTCTTATCCTGTGCATGCatgcgtgtttttttttgttagcgGAAAGGGAACAACGGTCGCGTTTCAAAGCCGTGAAACTACAATTCCCGTCATGCCACGAAAGCGGGGGGGGGGGTCctgtgacgtcactgccctgCGCCGCCCGTGTCCCTTTCCGAGAGGGAGAGTGTTGGGCTGTGCAGACCTGGGGCTGACGAGTCTGGCTTGTGTGCAAGTTTCACTTTTCTCGCCAGATTGGACGCCGCGTCTAAAACAAGAGGAAACATGGGACCGGTCGAGGTGATGGCCCGTCCTTTTCGTGTCTCTGTGTGTATGAAGCGCGCTCTCACGTTGCGTGTGTCGCAGGATTTCGGGGGTGCCTTTGTGTAAAAGCCCCGGGGGATGTAGCACAGGACATTTTCAgttctagaaaaaaatatttccagtaTGTAATCCGGTCTCTGGGGCTTTTACACAAACAGGGGTTACTGTCTGAGCCTTTGTGTTCAGAAGTAACGGCGCGACAGCAGCCGGGGGCTCCGAGCTGGAGGTGCCGTGTTTTATCCGAGTTTCTGTTTTCCACCCGTGTCTCCGGACATAAATCCACAGCCTCTCCCCAAAACACCAACACACAGCCCCGTTGATGGAGGGTGGTCGACTTCTAGGGTCGTGACAAACCCCACGGGAGAGTGTCCCGTGTTTTATAACCCACAGTGTGGCAGCTCCCCTCTGAACGTGTCCACGGTGTAGCGCCCTTCTCTTTCCTCTTTTCTTACTGTGGTCCACAACGTTAATAGTCAGATTAGACCAGAGCACTCCTGTGCTCTTCCtgactttatttcagtcctgatCCAGGAGGAACACTGTGTCTCCTGGTCTTCACTCCAGCCTGGGCTCTTACTGACTTTTACTGCTAAGGTCAAACAGACTGCTGAAGTCAAACTCCCCTATTACACTACCTCTTTTGCTGGTTTCAGTCTTGAATTTGGGTTTGtgaagtctggtgttcctcagggctcgatACTGGGTCCCCTCCTCTTCAGCATTTAcctgttcccacttggtcagctattGAGATCACACGGTGTAAACAATCACTGGTACGCCGATGATGCATAAATCTGTATCCATGATAAACCTGGCACTGAAGTGACTGTCTCTGTACtgtctaattgcatctctgacataacaTCCTGGATTTTCTTAATTGAAACAGTGACAGACCTGTAGTCATGCTTCTCTGCACCTCCCTTCAACAGTGTACTGTGCAGCCAGTGCAGTGACCCTAA contains:
- the srrm2 gene encoding serine/arginine repetitive matrix protein 2 isoform X1; protein product: MYNGIGLPTPRGSGTNGYVQRNLSSVRAKRSRTEGGGPDDLQRLERENALSRQPNAEILEHQRKRQLELKCAELQDMMEEQGYSVEEIDEKVATFRLMLQEKQEPVAKEAPSERPTVTETHALAAANQEKNERLRAAFGIGEDYVDGSSFHPERRERERERREKERQEREKQYTLIEASSDESPSPPPQQRKKKKKKEKHRDSSESRSPSPRREKKRSKKKKKRRSGSVQKENRHSSPSASDRPRSKEKRKRSDSGTPPPKKHQRRRSRSSSSDSSPSQSPAPLREVRPAQPARRADDGRGRSPEGRKGRGQEAGSPQRSQVRERSPRRSTPPDRGDRRRDRERERDRERDQGKRNERRRRHDSSSSASPSPDRERRQRSREREESPRDRSSRERDRRADRGREREKEKEDSPRQRRDRERERRANDRHSSPEASPSPRRSPLTNGRGKERERERDREQERDRNREKERQRDLERDREREKERQRELEREKERQRELEREREKQRELEREKEKERQRELEREKERQRELEKEKERQRELEREREREKERQKELEREREREVKQRDREQEQERGVERERESKRTRLSKTSEEQNERHGGRAEAKEKSHVPRERKKESGKGVAMEKSKEKGDRAATRGKNARDHSSDSSSSSSSTSSSSSGSGSTSSSSSSSSSSSSSSSSSSSSSSSSSSSSSSSDEEEDGKRKAGSEKKPEDKTKKKSRRKESGEERPSALTATSAPAPLPPSPQLWDRPCGERDSPGRRRERPSSPDTRCRLTPSPQEEEEEKREASYPSAFRREREKESPARAERWNEGDSTGEREVAIRRSDERDVAGRAKRDVPREAGHWDQSTGQKPEIERETERYSPTEGESPLPSPRERRESDRPSKSSRWDKTTETPREVERGRERGRERYSPVWRERTTRSPSPPSHKEREIPGRPRGKERYSPTDRGRVTPSPSPTRERETLGRERGKERYSPTERERETPSPSPQRETLGKEKERYSPMDRERETPSPSPPREGETLGRERGKERYSPTDRKRETPSPSPPRQRETRGKERYSPTDRERETPSPSPSRERRLTPKAVGRVREGERRDQTPGSDRGREVGKKGSDRGKERYTPSGRERVTPSLTPPREERASSRSSAIRRERESPPRAERGSEKYSPSEREKEKRGTSGRGAERYSPTDPERGVSSPSPLREWDVPKTSGEMERGECRWNQAGMDTGRERCPSKERSESPEAAGSGKETYSPTERERQTPSPPRQSRTPSPPREMRMERQTPVEREREGGSAPSHSSVMRSERESPSPQRPGRGTKSHAGGPSLPSRRSSSSSSSSSSSSSPSPAAQDRPLTPPLQYQNPPITRKPSPSPSTSRVTRKPSLPRSPSPQRLPVSQSRRDRDRDRERDRDRERDRDRDRERERERDRQRDREKERDRERDRERERDRERDRERERERNRDREWERQRDRDRRSSPVVSRRDRDRERDRERDRDWERRRRRRTRSRSRTSSRSRSRRPRSPPYRYRLSPSRRRSPSPFRRRRSSRSLSRERARERERNRERERERERERRAKSPPRAPERRARSASSSSTSSSSSSSSSSSSSSSSSSSPPSQPPSPPRTGAPATEANGHGGRGSDGEREVSDRGPAQGSEEGSEQGSDAKVDTQREEQDRLSPAEREHAPDKDREREEGREQDVSSPCPLKEEEGERAGGEALKDPSQSFGEQQREESEERGASIHQSRTPSPSSAGVRVYPASPSTQSRAGPGELSPGKLPAPSRRRSCSPAVEPSCRQSRSRSPAQEPRDSQLERSSPRGAGEASQSPSGFVVKPAPASAADQSGPNSPGSVSQSLNGPEEQANGRREKEGPGSEDSQSEKPNDRKGQDSSSSSSSSSSSSSSSSSSSSDSSDSETEDKRGSEGEAANQKKAGKASGSSSSSSDSSSSSSDSSSSGSEDSPAADSAKCPPRPREPADSLRDSRSPSYSPPLRQRRPAPSSPPPHRGQRSDSRSPSKKRRK